One genomic window of Ruminococcus gauvreauii includes the following:
- a CDS encoding DeoR/GlpR family DNA-binding transcription regulator — protein sequence MLQEERVNEIRKLVIENKRVLVSELCERYQVSDVTIRKDLQILQKEGLVKKIYGGALLNEDSTRKAETPFELTDSGKKYPKDGNYTGKMKVAELAASRITDGDTLFLGSGSTCCMLAKKLKRYKNLTVVTNNISALADLLCFPCKLFVIGGEVTSVDSATYFSSIENASQYLKSIYVSKVFTSCSGLDLNAGITVNSIISTYIYRAIADIHENWYMMVDKGKFGHIGIYKVAELGQVDCVIADEVPDQYQNYLKEHNIRLLENGTES from the coding sequence ATGCTCCAGGAAGAGCGTGTAAATGAAATCAGAAAGCTGGTAATTGAAAATAAAAGAGTACTGGTAAGTGAATTGTGCGAAAGATACCAGGTGAGTGATGTAACCATACGGAAAGACCTGCAGATTCTGCAGAAAGAAGGTCTGGTGAAGAAAATATACGGGGGAGCGCTGCTGAACGAGGACAGCACGCGTAAGGCGGAAACGCCGTTCGAATTGACTGATTCGGGCAAGAAATATCCGAAAGACGGAAACTATACCGGGAAGATGAAGGTGGCAGAACTGGCTGCTTCCAGGATAACGGATGGCGATACATTGTTTCTTGGGTCGGGTTCTACCTGCTGCATGCTCGCAAAGAAACTGAAGCGGTATAAAAACCTTACAGTTGTGACGAACAATATTTCAGCTCTGGCGGATTTACTTTGTTTTCCCTGCAAACTGTTTGTCATCGGAGGTGAAGTTACCTCCGTGGATTCAGCAACATATTTTTCAAGTATTGAAAATGCGTCGCAGTATTTGAAAAGTATCTATGTATCGAAGGTTTTTACCAGTTGTTCGGGGCTCGATCTAAACGCGGGAATCACTGTGAATTCCATAATCAGTACTTATATCTATCGGGCAATTGCAGATATTCATGAGAACTGGTATATGATGGTGGATAAAGGGAAATTTGGGCATATCGGGATTTATAAGGTGGCAGAACTGGGACAGGTAGACTGCGTGATCGCGGATGAAGTCCCGGATCAGTATCAGAATTATTTAAAAGAACATAATATCCGGTTATTGGAGAATGGAACAGAAAGTTAA
- the iolC gene encoding 5-dehydro-2-deoxygluconokinase gives MVKKLDLILAGRAGIDLNTTALNCPFAQIPSFTKSVGGSPANIAQGAARLGLKTGFVGKVAKDGMGEYILQSFQEQGIDTFGIQVDHTGARNCIALTEILSPDNSGTYQSSSEAFHHGTYLYREGTADLLLSPNEINEVYIADARAVLLSGTAFSASPSREAMFQMIDYAKKHETAVILDIDYRPFGWKNREEAARCYAAAIAQADVVIGNREEFDAVEYLTMPDNRDNERSARTLLEQGVRLVIVKDGANGSWGYVKDKPAEQCGVIPTRALKTFGSGDAYAAGLMYGLLNDRGLRYAMQLGTACASIALTNISCADGIPKLEKAEQVRMAHYGREV, from the coding sequence ATGGTGAAAAAACTGGATTTGATTTTGGCAGGCCGTGCAGGAATTGACTTGAATACGACAGCTCTTAATTGTCCGTTTGCACAGATCCCTTCTTTTACAAAATCAGTTGGAGGTTCTCCGGCAAATATTGCACAAGGTGCGGCCAGACTGGGTCTGAAAACCGGGTTTGTAGGAAAAGTAGCAAAAGACGGTATGGGAGAGTACATATTACAGAGTTTTCAGGAACAGGGAATTGATACATTTGGGATTCAGGTGGATCATACGGGAGCGCGCAACTGTATTGCGCTGACGGAAATTTTAAGTCCGGACAACAGCGGCACCTATCAGAGCAGCTCAGAAGCGTTTCACCATGGAACCTACCTGTATCGGGAAGGAACAGCAGATTTGCTGCTCAGTCCGAATGAAATTAATGAGGTCTATATAGCGGATGCCCGTGCAGTACTGCTCTCGGGAACTGCGTTTTCTGCCAGTCCGTCCCGCGAAGCGATGTTTCAGATGATTGATTATGCAAAGAAGCATGAGACTGCGGTGATTCTGGATATTGACTACAGACCCTTTGGATGGAAGAACAGAGAAGAAGCTGCACGCTGCTATGCGGCGGCCATTGCGCAGGCAGATGTCGTGATCGGCAACCGGGAGGAATTTGATGCGGTCGAGTATCTGACGATGCCGGATAACAGAGACAACGAACGTTCGGCCAGGACACTGCTTGAACAGGGGGTACGGCTTGTCATTGTAAAAGACGGAGCGAATGGGTCATGGGGATATGTAAAGGACAAACCGGCTGAGCAGTGCGGCGTGATACCGACCAGGGCTTTGAAAACATTCGGTTCAGGGGATGCTTACGCCGCCGGCCTGATGTACGGGCTTTTAAATGACCGCGGTCTGCGTTACGCAATGCAGCTGGGGACGGCATGTGCATCGATAGCACTGACCAATATCAGCTGTGCGGATGGAATTCCAAAACTGGAGAAGGCAGAGCAGGTCAGAATGGCACACTATGGGAGAGAAGTATGA
- a CDS encoding class II fructose-bisphosphate aldolase, giving the protein MRWDRDYVKEAADSGKVIPGFNIFGYEDALAVTHAAEKAGCPVLLMVNRGAGDAMDVECWGKLLSSIAQRAAVPIGVHLDHCSDTGTIRRAVDSGFSSVMYDGSKFSFEKNREITQQMAEYAHARGALLEAELGQVPYSDLGETDILYTSPEEAAGMSSETEADWLAVSVGNVHRLADRTAPIDFSVLHQIQKACRLPLVIHGSSGICSADIKRMKNKRIGKMNFGTVLRKAFSDALRKELREHPEEFDRLKLFAYPAVRVEQEAYQIISMLQEEK; this is encoded by the coding sequence ATGAGATGGGATAGAGATTATGTCAAAGAAGCTGCGGATTCAGGAAAGGTGATACCGGGATTCAACATTTTTGGATATGAAGATGCGCTCGCAGTCACACATGCGGCGGAGAAAGCCGGGTGTCCGGTGCTCCTGATGGTGAACAGAGGAGCGGGGGATGCGATGGATGTAGAATGCTGGGGAAAGCTGCTTTCCTCAATTGCACAGCGCGCTGCAGTACCCATTGGCGTACATCTGGACCATTGTTCCGATACAGGTACCATCAGACGTGCAGTTGACAGCGGATTTAGTTCGGTCATGTATGACGGTTCAAAATTTTCGTTTGAAAAAAACAGGGAGATTACACAGCAGATGGCAGAATATGCGCATGCCCGCGGAGCATTGCTGGAGGCGGAGCTTGGACAGGTGCCGTACAGTGACCTGGGAGAGACGGATATCCTGTACACGTCGCCGGAGGAAGCTGCCGGGATGTCATCTGAGACAGAGGCAGACTGGCTGGCTGTATCTGTCGGGAATGTGCATCGCCTTGCGGACCGTACGGCTCCGATAGATTTTTCAGTGTTGCATCAGATACAGAAAGCCTGCCGGCTTCCGCTGGTGATTCATGGATCCAGCGGCATCTGCAGTGCTGATATTAAAAGGATGAAAAACAAACGTATCGGTAAAATGAACTTTGGAACAGTTCTCCGAAAAGCCTTTTCCGATGCGCTGAGAAAGGAGCTGCGGGAACATCCGGAGGAATTTGACCGGTTAAAATTATTTGCGTATCCTGCCGTCCGGGTGGAGCAGGAGGCATACCAGATTATCAGTATGTTACAGGAGGAAAAATGA